In Rhodococcus sp. OK302, one genomic interval encodes:
- a CDS encoding low molecular weight protein-tyrosine-phosphatase, protein MAASEPLHVTFVCTGNICRSPMAEKILLGHLQREGLDDRVRVSSAGIENWHSGKEADERTNIVLRAANYPTGHSAAQVDPDHLSADLVVPLDTGHDRELAHLGVPTERRRLLRSFDRDADGSSVPDPYYGDFDGFELVRDQIEAAIPDILVWIRERL, encoded by the coding sequence ATGGCCGCGTCTGAACCCCTCCACGTCACGTTTGTCTGCACAGGAAACATCTGCCGCTCACCCATGGCGGAGAAGATCCTTCTCGGACATCTGCAGCGCGAAGGACTCGACGATCGGGTCCGTGTGAGCAGCGCCGGGATCGAGAACTGGCACAGCGGCAAGGAAGCTGACGAGCGCACCAACATCGTGCTCCGAGCGGCAAACTATCCGACCGGGCACAGCGCCGCGCAGGTCGACCCGGACCATCTCTCTGCCGACCTCGTCGTCCCCCTCGACACCGGCCACGACCGTGAGCTTGCACATCTCGGCGTCCCGACCGAGCGTCGACGCCTCCTGCGTTCTTTCGACCGCGACGCGGACGGGAGTTCGGTGCCCGACCCCTATTACGGCGACTTCGACGGCTTCGAATTGGTCCGAGATCAGATCGAAGCGGCGATTCCCGACATCCTGGTCTGGATCCGAGAACGGCTGTAA
- a CDS encoding SLC13 family permease has product MNLLPILLVAAVLIFAIARPRGLPEIVVAGPAALIVVLTGAVSLTEARTEVATMTPTVVFLVAVLILAHAADALGVFGWVSQVLQQRSRRDPRRLLNYVFVAAAATTAVLSLDATVVLLTPAVIGAARAVGASPRPHSYAAAHLSNSASTLLPVSNLTNLIAFSATGLTFLHFTALMALPWVVTIVMEYLIFRLFFRAELKATIDAELKAPDRDEPDQPSPRLHAPTLPLVVIGATLVGFAASGFVGIEPAWVAVAGAFVLGSVALRRRRTDLRKVLYAADLWFCAFVLVLGVVVAGVAHGPIGDWIGRILPSDTSFISLLVVATVAALASNLVNNLPATLLMIAALGPSAPPGLLLAMLIGVNIGPNLTYVGSLATMLWRRVATSVGAAPTLATFTKLGLATTPFTLLVAVSALWLVL; this is encoded by the coding sequence GTGAATCTGCTTCCGATCCTTCTGGTCGCCGCGGTCCTGATCTTCGCGATCGCCCGCCCGCGCGGTCTTCCCGAGATAGTTGTTGCCGGCCCCGCTGCGCTGATCGTCGTACTGACCGGCGCTGTCAGCCTCACCGAGGCGCGTACCGAAGTAGCGACGATGACTCCGACCGTCGTCTTCCTGGTAGCGGTGCTGATACTCGCGCACGCCGCTGATGCGTTGGGTGTCTTCGGCTGGGTCAGCCAGGTGCTGCAGCAACGATCACGGCGCGACCCCCGACGGCTCCTGAACTACGTGTTCGTCGCGGCCGCCGCGACTACCGCTGTCCTGAGCCTCGACGCGACCGTCGTCCTTCTGACACCGGCAGTTATCGGGGCAGCCCGAGCCGTGGGAGCCAGTCCGCGCCCACACTCGTATGCTGCTGCGCACCTCTCCAATTCGGCATCGACGCTCCTGCCGGTGTCCAATCTGACTAACCTCATCGCCTTCTCCGCCACCGGTCTGACCTTCCTGCATTTCACCGCACTGATGGCCCTGCCGTGGGTTGTGACGATCGTGATGGAGTACCTGATATTCCGGCTGTTCTTTCGGGCGGAGCTGAAAGCGACCATTGACGCGGAGCTGAAAGCACCCGATCGTGATGAGCCTGATCAGCCGAGCCCGCGCTTGCATGCGCCGACCCTGCCGTTGGTTGTCATCGGGGCAACGCTCGTCGGCTTTGCCGCTTCGGGATTCGTCGGCATCGAGCCCGCCTGGGTCGCTGTTGCGGGTGCCTTCGTGCTCGGGAGTGTGGCGTTGCGTCGACGCCGAACCGATCTACGAAAAGTTCTCTACGCCGCAGACCTGTGGTTCTGCGCTTTTGTGCTGGTGCTCGGCGTTGTCGTCGCGGGCGTCGCACACGGGCCGATCGGGGACTGGATCGGACGGATACTGCCGTCGGACACGAGCTTCATCTCACTGCTCGTTGTTGCGACGGTGGCGGCGCTTGCCTCGAATCTGGTGAACAATCTGCCGGCCACGCTGCTGATGATCGCGGCACTCGGCCCGTCGGCGCCGCCCGGGCTGCTGCTGGCCATGCTGATCGGAGTCAACATCGGACCCAACCTGACCTATGTCGGATCACTGGCGACGATGCTGTGGCGGCGTGTGGCCACCAGCGTGGGCGCGGCGCCCACGCTGGCAACCTTCACGAAGCTCGGCCTGGCCACAACGCCGTTCACCCTGCTTGTTGCGGTGAGCGCGTTGTGGTTGGTGTTGTAA
- a CDS encoding bifunctional RNase H/acid phosphatase encodes MSSSQVIIEADGGSRGNPGPAGYGAVVFDEARTVLAERKESIGIATNNVAEYSGLIAGLTAAGELGATDVDVRMDSKLVVEQMSGRWKVKHPDMIPLQRRAAELAKQFYRVTYTWIPRAENSHADRLANEAMDAAAGIESKTAPVAAPVDAPSESTSEPQIAGSPGWVATTGKPTRMLLLRHGQTAMSVDRRYSGRGNPILTALGRAQAAGAAARFGSRGGIDAVVSSPLGRTRETAEESARVLGLPVIEHKGLIETDFGDWDGLTFSEAAERDPELHRQWLSDTSVKPPGGESFDEVRERVIAARDDLIATYGGATLLVVSHVTPIKTLVQLALDAGPSLLYRLHLDLASLSIAEFYPDGGASVRLVNDTSHLR; translated from the coding sequence GTGAGTTCGTCACAGGTCATCATCGAGGCTGATGGTGGATCGCGAGGCAATCCGGGACCGGCCGGGTACGGCGCCGTCGTTTTCGACGAGGCTCGCACTGTGCTCGCGGAGCGCAAGGAGAGCATCGGCATCGCCACCAACAACGTGGCGGAATACAGCGGACTCATCGCCGGATTGACCGCTGCGGGTGAACTCGGAGCGACCGACGTGGACGTCCGGATGGACTCCAAACTGGTGGTCGAGCAGATGTCCGGACGCTGGAAGGTCAAGCACCCGGACATGATTCCGCTCCAGCGGCGCGCAGCGGAGTTGGCCAAGCAGTTTTACCGCGTGACGTACACCTGGATTCCCCGGGCCGAGAATTCGCACGCGGATCGCCTGGCAAACGAGGCGATGGATGCTGCGGCGGGCATCGAATCAAAGACTGCACCGGTCGCAGCTCCGGTGGACGCACCCTCCGAGTCGACATCAGAACCTCAGATCGCCGGTTCGCCGGGTTGGGTTGCCACCACCGGCAAGCCGACGCGAATGTTGTTGCTACGGCACGGCCAGACCGCGATGTCGGTAGATCGTCGTTACTCGGGCCGGGGCAATCCGATTCTGACCGCCTTGGGCCGCGCCCAAGCTGCTGGGGCCGCAGCGCGATTCGGAAGCCGCGGCGGTATCGACGCCGTCGTCTCGTCGCCGTTGGGTCGGACTCGTGAAACCGCCGAGGAATCGGCACGTGTTCTGGGACTGCCGGTAATCGAGCACAAAGGTTTGATCGAAACCGATTTCGGCGACTGGGACGGTCTGACGTTCAGTGAAGCAGCCGAGCGTGATCCGGAACTGCATCGCCAGTGGCTGTCCGACACGTCGGTGAAGCCTCCGGGAGGCGAGAGCTTCGACGAGGTCCGTGAGCGTGTGATTGCCGCGCGTGACGATTTGATCGCAACGTACGGCGGCGCAACTCTTCTCGTCGTTTCGCACGTGACGCCGATCAAGACTCTCGTGCAGCTGGCGCTCGACGCCGGTCCGTCATTGCTGTATCGCTTGCATCTGGATTTGGCGTCGTTGAGTATCGCCGAGTTCTATCCCGATGGGGGAGCGTCCGTTCGGCTTGTCAACGACACGTCGCACCTGCGCTAG
- a CDS encoding DUF1697 domain-containing protein has translation MTRYVALLRGINVGGINIKMVDLARVFTQLDFENVKTVLASGNVLFDSDSTNVAALKKQIETALNTEFGYEAWVFVLDTPALQAIVDNYPFDPGHEGWHSYAIIASEPAVLDELASLSDQLDPNLEQIGVGDGVLYWEVEKGMTLKSVVGKYTGKPKFKAFTTTRNLNTLNKLLR, from the coding sequence ATGACTCGGTACGTTGCCCTGCTACGCGGCATCAATGTCGGCGGTATCAACATCAAGATGGTGGACCTGGCCCGCGTCTTCACTCAACTCGATTTCGAGAACGTCAAGACGGTCCTCGCATCCGGCAACGTTCTTTTCGACAGCGACAGCACGAATGTGGCGGCGCTGAAGAAGCAAATCGAGACGGCATTGAACACGGAGTTCGGCTACGAGGCGTGGGTTTTTGTGCTGGATACACCGGCACTGCAGGCGATCGTCGACAACTATCCGTTCGATCCCGGCCACGAGGGGTGGCACTCCTACGCGATAATCGCGTCCGAACCTGCCGTACTCGACGAATTGGCTTCGCTGTCAGACCAACTTGATCCGAACCTCGAGCAGATCGGCGTCGGCGACGGCGTGCTGTACTGGGAAGTCGAGAAGGGTATGACGCTCAAGAGCGTCGTCGGCAAATACACCGGTAAGCCGAAGTTCAAGGCGTTCACGACCACCCGCAACCTCAACACCCTCAACAAGCTGCTGCGCTGA
- a CDS encoding Nif3-like dinuclear metal center hexameric protein produces the protein MNTTLADVITALEAAYPPALAESWDSVGLVCGDPADSVSRVVFAVDPTEAVVDDAIASGADLLVVHHPLLLRGVDTVGAHTPKGALVHKLIKAGCALFSAHTNADSADPGVSDALADALGLTVLRPIEPKPSAPLDKWVVMVPAGNTAAVREALFAAGAGRIGDYSKCSWTVTGTGQFLPGDGANPTIGSLGAIEQVSEDRVEVIAARNKRGAVLEALRTAHPYEEPAFDVFELAAFPSSLGLGRIGELPHPETLREFTARVAKGLPSTEWGVRAAGDPDAMVRTVAVCGGSGDSYLATVSALGVDVYVTSDLRHHPADEHLRAGGPALVDVAHWASEFPWCSQAKSVVDAAFGSVPGWESRVSTIRTDPWCLSAS, from the coding sequence GTGAACACAACACTGGCCGACGTCATCACTGCTCTCGAGGCTGCGTATCCACCCGCACTGGCCGAATCCTGGGATTCCGTCGGACTGGTGTGTGGGGATCCGGCAGATTCCGTGAGCCGAGTTGTCTTCGCCGTGGATCCGACGGAAGCCGTGGTCGACGACGCCATTGCTTCGGGTGCCGATCTGCTGGTGGTGCATCATCCGCTGCTTCTGCGCGGGGTGGATACCGTCGGCGCGCACACGCCGAAGGGTGCTCTGGTGCACAAGCTGATCAAGGCTGGATGCGCGTTGTTCTCCGCACACACGAATGCCGATTCGGCAGATCCCGGGGTTTCCGACGCACTCGCCGACGCTCTTGGCCTGACGGTATTGCGTCCGATCGAACCGAAACCGTCTGCGCCGCTAGACAAGTGGGTGGTGATGGTGCCGGCCGGTAACACTGCCGCTGTGCGGGAAGCGCTGTTTGCGGCCGGCGCCGGCCGGATCGGTGACTACAGCAAGTGCAGTTGGACGGTGACCGGCACCGGCCAGTTCCTTCCCGGCGACGGGGCGAATCCGACGATCGGCAGTCTCGGCGCGATCGAGCAGGTAAGCGAAGATCGTGTCGAGGTCATCGCGGCACGAAATAAACGCGGGGCGGTGCTCGAGGCATTGCGCACTGCGCATCCGTACGAGGAACCGGCCTTCGATGTATTCGAACTCGCAGCCTTCCCGAGTTCATTGGGTTTGGGCCGCATAGGTGAGCTTCCGCACCCCGAAACTCTGCGTGAGTTCACGGCGCGTGTCGCAAAGGGCTTGCCGTCGACGGAGTGGGGCGTCCGCGCCGCGGGTGACCCCGACGCGATGGTGCGCACAGTTGCTGTCTGCGGCGGTTCCGGAGATTCGTATCTCGCGACGGTATCGGCACTGGGCGTCGACGTGTATGTGACGTCCGACCTGCGACATCACCCCGCCGACGAGCATCTGCGGGCCGGGGGACCGGCCTTGGTCGATGTCGCGCACTGGGCCAGCGAGTTTCCGTGGTGCAGCCAGGCGAAGTCGGTGGTCGACGCCGCCTTCGGGTCCGTTCCCGGATGGGAGAGCCGGGTATCGACAATTCGCACGGATCCGTGGTGCCTGAGTGCGTCGTAG
- the cobC gene encoding Rv2231c family pyridoxal phosphate-dependent protein CobC, translating into MSIGTGNLDSLRHHGDVDAAPGLLDFAVNVQGAGPPAWLRERLAGELSTLGSYPSAAAELRARETVATRHGRRADEVLLLAGGAEGFAMLPRLGSSSAALIHPSFTEPELALREAGVPVTPVILDPPYALRTAVVPDEADLVVLGNPTNPTSVLHPKADILALRRPGRILVVDEAFGDAIPGETESIADLSLPDVLVLRSLTKTWALAGLRCGYALGAPDVLEKLAYGRAHWPLGSLQIEAIRACCEPSAVAESQAKAAVIADQRAALCKELRAIGVAVHEPSAAPFVLIELPDGEAMRTHLRTRGIAVRRCDTFPGLGPNHVRLAVRPPQQVSILIDAMKEFL; encoded by the coding sequence GTGAGTATCGGAACGGGCAACCTGGACAGTTTGCGTCATCACGGGGACGTCGACGCTGCGCCGGGCCTTCTCGATTTTGCTGTCAACGTTCAGGGTGCCGGTCCGCCGGCCTGGCTGCGGGAACGTCTTGCCGGCGAGCTGTCGACGCTCGGTTCGTACCCGTCGGCGGCGGCGGAACTGCGGGCTCGGGAAACGGTTGCGACGCGGCACGGGCGCCGCGCGGACGAGGTGTTGTTGCTGGCCGGTGGGGCTGAGGGGTTTGCAATGTTGCCGCGGCTCGGATCATCGTCCGCTGCCTTGATTCATCCGTCATTCACCGAACCGGAATTGGCGTTGCGAGAGGCCGGCGTGCCGGTGACGCCAGTGATTCTCGACCCTCCGTACGCACTGCGAACAGCAGTTGTGCCCGATGAAGCGGATCTTGTGGTGCTGGGAAACCCCACCAATCCGACGTCGGTGCTGCATCCGAAAGCCGACATCCTGGCCCTGCGTCGTCCCGGCCGGATTCTTGTGGTCGACGAGGCCTTCGGCGACGCGATACCGGGCGAAACCGAAAGCATCGCGGATCTGTCGTTGCCGGACGTGTTGGTGTTGCGCAGTCTGACCAAGACGTGGGCGCTCGCGGGATTGCGCTGCGGATATGCGCTCGGCGCCCCTGACGTGCTCGAAAAACTGGCGTACGGACGCGCGCATTGGCCGCTTGGAAGCCTGCAGATCGAAGCAATCAGAGCGTGTTGCGAACCGTCGGCGGTGGCGGAGTCACAGGCGAAGGCAGCCGTGATCGCGGATCAGCGCGCCGCACTATGCAAAGAATTGCGTGCCATCGGTGTCGCTGTCCACGAGCCGTCGGCGGCGCCTTTTGTTCTCATCGAACTTCCCGACGGCGAAGCGATGCGGACGCACCTGCGGACTCGCGGCATCGCAGTGCGGCGATGCGATACGTTTCCCGGACTCGGCCCGAATCACGTGCGGCTCGCTGTCCGTCCACCGCAGCAGGTGTCGATCTTGATCGACGCGATGAAGGAGTTTCTGTGA
- a CDS encoding HAD-IA family hydrolase, whose amino-acid sequence MTQTLDAFPVVLFDLDGTITDSAPGIHAGFRHALAAVGHPEPTDEMLAAVIGPPMIDTFRSLGMTNTEVETAINTYIERYDAVGWSENSVFDGMDEVLARAKANGTRLGVATSKSERFAIRILEHFGLAEHFEFIGGASNDGVRRAKPDVIAHSLTSLGLTPVTAADGGTPDVLMIGDRDHDVLGAAKFGIPTLFVEWGYGHTSEARDAHRSVASTTELGGLLDGRV is encoded by the coding sequence GTGACTCAAACTCTCGACGCCTTCCCCGTAGTTCTCTTCGATCTCGACGGCACCATCACCGACTCGGCGCCCGGCATTCACGCCGGATTTCGGCACGCCCTCGCTGCCGTCGGACACCCGGAGCCGACGGACGAGATGCTCGCCGCCGTCATCGGACCACCGATGATCGACACCTTCCGGTCGCTGGGAATGACAAATACCGAGGTAGAGACTGCGATCAACACCTACATCGAGCGCTACGACGCCGTCGGCTGGAGTGAGAACTCCGTATTCGACGGTATGGACGAGGTCCTCGCGCGCGCCAAGGCCAACGGGACTCGCTTGGGCGTCGCGACGTCGAAGTCCGAGCGGTTTGCCATCCGCATCCTGGAGCACTTCGGCCTCGCCGAGCACTTCGAGTTCATCGGTGGCGCGAGCAACGACGGCGTCCGTCGCGCCAAGCCCGATGTGATTGCGCACTCACTGACCTCACTCGGGCTCACCCCGGTGACAGCGGCCGACGGCGGCACTCCGGACGTCCTGATGATCGGCGATCGAGACCACGACGTTCTCGGCGCAGCCAAGTTCGGAATACCCACACTGTTTGTCGAATGGGGCTACGGCCACACATCCGAAGCCCGCGACGCTCATCGCTCCGTCGCGTCGACAACCGAATTGGGAGGACTCCTCGATGGCCGCGTCTGA
- a CDS encoding zinc ribbon domain-containing protein, whose amino-acid sequence MNVQPQVQAKLLDLAGVDAELTRIAHRRNALPEQQEVDSLEAERISRKDASVSVEIQIDDIDRDIRKLEGEIDAVRQREDKDRTLLQSGSVGAKQLTELEHELGSLVRRQGILEDELLEIMEQREALQADHDHAGAQLSQAEDELVDAKRRRDDAVADLNKAQERCQADRERLIGEFPADFLAVYEKQRTQGGPGAALLQARRCGACRIEIDRAEIARIAAAPSDSVVRCNECGAIMVRTKESGL is encoded by the coding sequence GTGAACGTCCAACCACAGGTGCAAGCCAAGCTTCTCGACCTCGCCGGCGTGGATGCGGAGCTCACCCGGATCGCACACCGTCGCAACGCGCTTCCCGAGCAGCAGGAAGTGGACAGTCTCGAGGCTGAACGCATCAGCCGCAAGGACGCGTCGGTGTCCGTCGAGATCCAGATCGATGACATCGACCGCGACATTCGCAAGCTCGAGGGCGAGATCGACGCGGTTCGTCAGCGTGAAGACAAAGACCGAACACTCTTGCAGAGCGGCAGCGTGGGCGCCAAGCAGCTCACCGAACTCGAACACGAACTCGGCAGCCTCGTCCGTCGGCAGGGAATCCTCGAAGACGAGTTGCTCGAGATCATGGAACAGCGTGAGGCGCTGCAGGCCGATCACGATCACGCCGGTGCGCAGCTGTCGCAGGCCGAAGACGAGTTGGTCGATGCGAAGCGTCGCCGCGATGACGCAGTCGCCGATCTGAACAAGGCGCAGGAGCGTTGCCAGGCGGATCGCGAACGTCTGATCGGTGAATTCCCGGCTGATTTCCTGGCCGTGTACGAGAAGCAGCGCACTCAAGGCGGACCGGGTGCAGCACTCCTGCAGGCTCGCCGTTGTGGTGCGTGCCGGATCGAAATCGACCGGGCCGAGATTGCGCGTATTGCAGCCGCACCGTCCGATTCCGTTGTCCGCTGCAACGAGTGCGGCGCAATCATGGTTCGTACCAAGGAGTCCGGTCTGTGA
- a CDS encoding SURF1 family cytochrome oxidase biogenesis protein, with product MRRLKFMLRPGWLVLAAVVGIFAYLCFTVLAPWQLGKNTTTEHRNDLISNSINAETVPVGEIIADGTIAPDDEWRNITATGSYQPDADILVRLQSIEGAPSYEVLTPFVLTDGRTILVNRGYVRPINGAEAPPIAAPPTDPVTLNGRVRLSEGTAPGRVPMFEDGAKQVYSIDARPIGEFIGTDLVDAYIQLEPDQPGGLGTIPLPQLDAGPYLSYGFQWLAFGIMAPLGLAYFIRAEWRERRKEKALAEAGTTPDDVTAGTTPDDATPEATPAPARSSRLRKPEPVSVPRTAKEARLADRYGNSR from the coding sequence GTGCGAAGACTCAAATTCATGTTGCGGCCCGGTTGGTTGGTACTGGCAGCTGTGGTCGGCATCTTCGCTTACCTCTGCTTCACGGTGCTGGCGCCGTGGCAACTCGGCAAGAACACCACCACCGAGCATCGCAATGATCTGATCTCCAATTCCATCAACGCGGAGACTGTGCCCGTCGGCGAGATCATTGCCGACGGAACCATCGCTCCCGACGACGAGTGGCGAAACATCACGGCCACCGGGTCATACCAACCCGATGCCGATATCCTGGTTCGCCTCCAGTCCATCGAGGGCGCCCCGTCGTACGAGGTGCTGACACCGTTCGTGCTGACCGACGGTCGAACAATCCTGGTCAATCGCGGTTACGTACGCCCGATCAACGGCGCCGAGGCACCTCCGATCGCGGCCCCGCCGACAGATCCCGTCACCTTGAACGGTCGTGTTCGTCTCTCCGAAGGCACAGCACCCGGCCGAGTTCCGATGTTCGAAGACGGAGCGAAACAGGTCTACTCGATCGACGCCAGACCGATCGGCGAGTTCATCGGCACCGACCTCGTCGACGCGTACATCCAGCTCGAGCCCGATCAGCCGGGCGGCCTGGGCACCATCCCACTCCCCCAACTCGATGCCGGTCCGTACCTCTCCTACGGCTTCCAGTGGCTCGCGTTCGGCATCATGGCACCGCTCGGACTCGCCTACTTCATTCGGGCCGAATGGCGTGAGCGCCGCAAGGAGAAGGCACTGGCCGAGGCCGGGACAACTCCCGACGATGTGACAGCCGGGACAACTCCCGACGACGCGACCCCCGAAGCAACTCCAGCACCGGCCCGAAGTAGTCGGCTCCGCAAGCCCGAGCCCGTGTCAGTGCCGCGAACGGCGAAGGAAGCCAGACTTGCCGACCGCTACGGCAATTCCCGCTGA
- a CDS encoding RNB domain-containing ribonuclease — protein sequence MMVQGIDFGMIRAEFALPDAFGSAALAEAENARDRLAEGRLDATDIPFVTIDPPGSMDLDQAVHLTKSADGFVVHYAIADVAAVVNPGGALDIETRKRGQTFYLPDGSVPLHPRALSEGSASLLPDVVRPVALWRIELDGNAEPTSWTVTRALVKSVARLDYSTVQRDADAGTLHPSIAALPEFGRLRGISAVARGAIELKLPEQSVVREDSTADGSGQWHIVLEPRTEADDWNAEVSLLTGMCAGKMMIDAGVGLLRTLPPAEKSAVDALRRTALALGIVWPQDKSVGQILAGLDAQAPSTLALMSVAPSLLRGADYAAFDGQLPDLTVHSGIGAPYAHVTAPLRRLSDRFSTEVCLAISAGAAIPEWARTSLPELPPIMSGSDSLANKVDRACIDLTEVTLLEGRVGEVFDAVVMRAKDGKRAAEVFVPSVTVIAKCVGTPDDGERVKVRLTAVDMAKRTVEFTFPA from the coding sequence ATGATGGTGCAGGGAATCGACTTCGGGATGATCCGGGCGGAGTTCGCGCTACCCGACGCATTTGGTAGCGCGGCGTTGGCAGAAGCCGAAAATGCTCGAGATCGATTGGCCGAGGGCCGTCTCGACGCCACCGACATTCCGTTTGTCACTATCGACCCGCCGGGATCGATGGATCTCGACCAGGCCGTGCACCTGACGAAGTCGGCGGACGGTTTTGTCGTGCACTACGCAATCGCGGATGTCGCTGCCGTGGTGAACCCTGGTGGGGCACTGGACATCGAAACGCGCAAGCGAGGCCAAACCTTCTACCTACCGGACGGTTCTGTTCCGCTGCATCCGCGTGCTCTGTCCGAAGGTTCGGCGAGCCTGCTCCCGGATGTGGTTCGACCCGTTGCACTGTGGCGGATCGAGCTCGACGGAAATGCAGAGCCGACGTCGTGGACGGTGACACGCGCGCTCGTGAAATCAGTGGCGCGTCTGGATTATTCGACGGTCCAGCGTGACGCCGACGCCGGCACCCTGCATCCGTCCATTGCGGCGCTCCCCGAATTCGGCCGCCTGCGCGGCATCTCTGCGGTAGCCCGCGGGGCGATCGAACTGAAACTGCCGGAGCAGTCGGTGGTTCGGGAGGATTCGACGGCTGACGGTTCGGGGCAGTGGCACATCGTGCTGGAACCGCGCACCGAGGCCGATGACTGGAATGCGGAAGTATCGCTCCTGACCGGAATGTGCGCCGGAAAAATGATGATCGACGCCGGTGTCGGATTGCTACGCACTTTGCCACCGGCCGAGAAGTCTGCGGTGGACGCCCTGCGCCGCACGGCGCTCGCGTTGGGAATTGTGTGGCCGCAAGACAAATCGGTGGGGCAGATCCTTGCCGGACTCGACGCCCAGGCGCCGTCCACGTTGGCTCTGATGTCGGTTGCGCCGTCCCTGCTGCGTGGCGCGGACTACGCGGCGTTCGACGGGCAATTACCGGACCTGACAGTGCATTCAGGGATCGGTGCGCCGTACGCCCACGTAACGGCACCGCTGCGCAGGCTCTCCGATCGATTCAGTACCGAGGTCTGCCTGGCGATCAGTGCCGGTGCAGCGATACCGGAGTGGGCGCGCACCTCGCTGCCCGAGTTGCCTCCGATTATGAGCGGCTCGGATTCCTTGGCCAACAAGGTGGATCGGGCATGCATCGATCTGACCGAGGTCACGTTGCTCGAGGGCCGTGTCGGCGAGGTGTTCGACGCGGTGGTGATGCGAGCCAAGGACGGCAAGCGTGCGGCCGAGGTGTTCGTTCCGTCGGTCACGGTAATTGCCAAGTGCGTCGGCACTCCCGACGACGGGGAGCGGGTCAAGGTCCGTCTCACCGCCGTCGACATGGCCAAGCGGACAGTGGAGTTCACTTTTCCGGCTTGA
- the pip gene encoding prolyl aminopeptidase, with protein MAELRTLYPPIDPYSSGYLDVCDDQRLYWEASGNPDGKPVVFLHGGPGGGTHPSFRQFFDPAAYRIVLLDQRGCGRSTPHVADGADLSVNTTDKLLADIEALREHLAIERWMVFGGSWGSTLALAYAETFPTRVTELVLRGIFLLRRREIDWYYNGGAGNIFPERWAQFLEPVPEDERGNDLVAVYHRLLHSHDPEVAARAAIAWSAWEGSTSYLLPQPDKVEENSEIRFALAFARIENHYFINGGFFDEAQLLHQSSTLRGIPGTIVQGRYDVVCPATSAWDLHNAWPESKLVIVDDAGHSAMEPGIMHHLLEATDAYR; from the coding sequence ATGGCAGAACTGCGCACTCTCTATCCGCCGATCGACCCGTATTCCAGTGGGTACCTCGACGTCTGTGACGATCAGCGCCTGTACTGGGAAGCCAGCGGCAACCCGGACGGCAAACCGGTCGTGTTCCTTCACGGTGGCCCCGGCGGCGGCACGCATCCGTCGTTCCGCCAGTTCTTCGATCCGGCGGCCTACCGGATCGTCCTTCTCGATCAACGCGGTTGCGGACGGTCCACACCCCACGTTGCCGATGGCGCCGATCTGTCGGTGAACACGACCGACAAACTGCTCGCCGATATCGAAGCTCTGCGTGAGCACCTCGCTATCGAGCGGTGGATGGTGTTCGGCGGGTCCTGGGGTTCAACCCTGGCACTCGCTTACGCCGAAACATTTCCGACCCGCGTGACCGAACTCGTACTGCGCGGGATCTTCCTGCTGCGCCGACGCGAAATCGACTGGTACTACAACGGCGGTGCCGGCAATATCTTCCCCGAACGGTGGGCTCAGTTCCTCGAACCGGTTCCCGAAGACGAGCGCGGCAACGATCTGGTGGCGGTCTACCACCGACTGCTGCATTCCCACGATCCCGAGGTCGCCGCCCGCGCCGCCATCGCGTGGTCCGCGTGGGAAGGTTCAACCAGTTACCTGCTCCCCCAACCGGACAAGGTCGAGGAGAACTCCGAGATCCGGTTTGCCCTGGCATTCGCACGTATCGAAAACCACTACTTCATCAACGGTGGATTCTTCGACGAAGCCCAACTCCTGCACCAGAGTTCGACACTCCGCGGCATCCCCGGCACCATCGTGCAGGGGCGCTACGACGTCGTCTGTCCGGCCACCAGTGCCTGGGATCTGCACAACGCGTGGCCGGAGTCCAAGCTCGTGATCGTCGACGACGCCGGACATTCCGCGATGGAACCCGGCATCATGCATCACCTCCTCGAAGCAACCGACGCTTACCGGTAA